AGGCCGCCTTCGCCGCCGACCGCATCGCCGCCTTCGGCGGGGCCATCGTGGTCAACCGCACCCTGGACGTGGCCACGGCGCAAAAGATCAACGCCGTCTATTTCGAGGTCGTGGCCGCTCCGGACTACGAGCCCGAGGCCCTGGACATCCTCAAGAGCAAAAAGAACCTGCGCATCTTCCGCCTGCCGGGCCTGGCCCGGCTCGAAACACTCGTGGGCCAGCCGTTCCTGGACGTCAAATCCTTGGCCGACGGCGGGCTGGTGCTCCAGTTCTCCTTCCGCAACCGCATCCTCTCGGCCGAGGACTTCCTGCCGGCCGTGGCCACGGACAAGGCCGGCACCACGGTCACGGCCCGGGCGCCGTCGCAGGCCGAGGCCGAGGATCTGCTCTTCGCCTGGGCCGTGGAGGCCGGCGTCAGCTCCAACTCGGTCATCTTCGCCAAAAACGGGGCCACCGTGGCCATCGGCACCGGCGAGCAGGACCGGGTGGGCGTGGTGGAGCTGACCATCCACAAGGCCAAGACCAAGTACGCCGACGGCCTGGCCTTCGCCGCCTGCGGCAAGTCGCTCTACGAACTGACCCTGGCCGCCGCCGCCGACCCCGAGGCCGCCGCGCTGCTGGCCGGCATCCAGTCCAAGACGGAAATGGCCAACGGTGGGCTGGCCGGCTCGGTGGTGGTCTCGGACGGCTTTTTTCCCTTCCGCGACGGCGTGGACCTGTGCATCGGCGTGGGGGTGACGGCCATCGCCCAGCCCGGCGGCTCCATCCGCGACACCGAGGTCATCGCCGCCTGCAACGAAGCCGCGCCCCAGGTGGCCATGGTCTTCACGGGCCAGCGTTCGTTTCGGCATTAATTTATGAATGCCTCCGGCGGCCGGGGGGGATGATCCCCCCCGGACCCCCTCGGCGGGGGCTGGACAGTGTTTCAATGGTACGTTAGGCCCGGCCTCTTCTATCATCATTATGTATTGAACCCCCCTTTAAAAGTTTTTGGGGAAGGAGGGGGGCCGGGGGGAGGGAACCCCTTTTTTCAAAAAGGGGTTCCCTCCCCCCGATTCCTCTCCCTCCCTCAAAGGATACACATCGCATGGCGTTGGAGCGGTATGCCGGGCCGGGGTGTCTGGTGGAGTACATGCAGGGCAACCAGGCGCAGGTGGCCTGGGTGCTGGAGGAGTCCTCGGGCCGGCTGCGGCTGTACACCCTGACCAGGCGCGAGGAGAAGATGGCGCTGTCGCGGGTGCTGCCCTGGATGGGGCCGCGCTACGACGGGGCCAAGGACCGCAGCGAGATCCTGGAGATCCTGGCCGCCCATCAGGCCAGGCGCGAGGCCGCGGCCAGGGCCATCGCCCCGCTGGAGCTGTGGGAGCTGGCCCAGGGCGAGGTCCGCGAGGAGTCCGCCGTCTGGTTCGCCGGGCTGGTCGGGGAAAACCCGGACGTCGACGCCGTGGCGGCCATGGGCCGGGCGCTTTTAGCCTGCAAGACCCATTTCAAATTTCATCCGCCCAAATTCGAGGTTTTCCCGGCCGAGTTGGTGGAGCGGCGCCTGGTCGAGGCCGCCTTGGCCGAGGAACGCGAAAAGGTGGTGGTGGCCGGCCAGGCCTTTTTCAAGGAGCTGTGGCAGGGCTGGCTTTCCGGCGACCGCAAGAAGGCCCAGGGGCTGGCGGCCAGGCTCGATCCCGAGGCGGCCAGGCGCCTGGCCGAGCTGCTGCGGCGGCTGATGGCCGACGCCGAGGACCCCGAGGCGGCCACGCTGTGGGCCATGCTGCGCAAGGGCCTGCCCGAACATCCGCTGCAGCCCTACATCCTGGCCACCCAGTGGGGCATCGTGCCGCCGCACTACAACTATCTGCTCGACCAGGCCGACTACGCCCCGGGCGATGACTGGTGGCTACCGTTTTCCGCCGAGGTCGAGGCGCGAAAGGCCGGGCTGGCCGCGCTTTGCCGCGAGCCCGAGCCCATTGCCTTCGTCAGCGTCGATTCGCCCACCACCCGGGACATCGACGACGCCTTTTA
The DNA window shown above is from Solidesulfovibrio sp. and carries:
- a CDS encoding IMP cyclohydrolase, translating into MSDLKKMYTTMVEDPFPAELAIRLGEVELTFAKRTWTIDGQEKGLRYGENPDQPAALYAPKDGRLTLGGVTFRGPGDGLVCAATEEHLLQSGKHPGKTNLTDVDNGVNILQYLTKKPAAVILKHNNPCGAAWSGAGLCAAFEAAFAADRIAAFGGAIVVNRTLDVATAQKINAVYFEVVAAPDYEPEALDILKSKKNLRIFRLPGLARLETLVGQPFLDVKSLADGGLVLQFSFRNRILSAEDFLPAVATDKAGTTVTARAPSQAEAEDLLFAWAVEAGVSSNSVIFAKNGATVAIGTGEQDRVGVVELTIHKAKTKYADGLAFAACGKSLYELTLAAAADPEAAALLAGIQSKTEMANGGLAGSVVVSDGFFPFRDGVDLCIGVGVTAIAQPGGSIRDTEVIAACNEAAPQVAMVFTGQRSFRH